From Weissella diestrammenae, a single genomic window includes:
- the helD gene encoding RNA polymerase recycling motor HelD yields MSKEFEVEQQRLDTVLRKIKVAQEANDKQLDRAKKGQDEVEKGWNDVRFKSSTYSGLFETAMSVRQQQQMLQERELAQNSAEHQADVLSRLQHNPYFARIDVQESGADQPEPIYIGLASFSDAPDNFLIYDWRAPISSIYYDAGLGDVIYETPDGQQSANVSLKRQFQIEDGKIVTLFDTDEAVGDQMLLNAVSGESSTKMKSIVTTIQREQNKIIRNTRAELLFVQGAAGSGKTSAVLQRVAYLLYRYRGNLSAGQVVMFSPNQLFNDYIDQVLPEMGEQNMVQMTYYQYASRRLPKLKLETLQERFEEQQPLWQQQINDFKGTSAFFNAVGTYAETLNQAGMKFRPIKFHGHEIISREQIAEIYYSYNDNYRLGQRLEATKERLLNKVRGHIGAEMQSDWVEARIENLSKEEYDSLLGDNVKEFKDEKAEYNALAKVIVQAEMTPVLKLISRTRFLNINAQFIQFLQQLPDFVSVVNYGLTPEIWQKGVAETLEQMRQKALNLADMTPFMYLFDLIKGSHGERDIRFIFIDEIQDYTPFQLAFLKYSFPKARFTMLGDLNQAIFTKENARSLHQELDQLFDSDKSEYVQLTQTYRSTQQITDFAKAILIEGATINAFERTGDLPTIEVVTNHSGMIQAVKSQVAINVADHETTAIITKTLAEAEQVYAELHSTTDVTIIRTENQRLVPGTIIVPAYLAKGLEFDAVIMWNASRETYAGDDERQLVYTIASRAMHRLTILAKNHLSTLLDVAPELYVMKTR; encoded by the coding sequence CATGTCAGTTCGTCAGCAACAACAAATGTTGCAAGAACGGGAATTAGCCCAGAATTCAGCTGAACATCAAGCAGACGTGTTGTCACGCTTACAACATAATCCATACTTCGCACGCATTGATGTCCAAGAAAGTGGGGCTGATCAACCAGAACCTATTTATATTGGATTAGCGTCTTTTTCAGATGCACCAGATAATTTCTTAATCTATGATTGGCGGGCGCCTATTTCATCAATTTATTATGATGCAGGTTTGGGCGATGTCATTTATGAAACACCGGATGGTCAACAATCAGCCAATGTGTCTTTGAAACGTCAATTTCAAATCGAAGACGGGAAAATCGTGACCCTTTTTGATACCGACGAGGCAGTTGGCGATCAGATGTTGCTGAATGCCGTATCAGGTGAATCTTCAACGAAGATGAAATCAATTGTGACGACCATTCAGCGCGAACAAAATAAAATTATTCGTAATACACGCGCAGAATTACTATTTGTTCAAGGTGCTGCTGGTTCTGGTAAGACATCGGCGGTCTTACAACGGGTTGCCTATTTACTTTATCGATACCGGGGAAATTTATCGGCGGGGCAGGTCGTGATGTTCTCGCCTAATCAATTATTTAATGATTATATTGATCAAGTATTACCCGAAATGGGTGAGCAAAATATGGTGCAGATGACGTATTATCAATATGCTTCACGCCGATTACCTAAGTTGAAATTGGAAACCTTACAAGAACGCTTTGAAGAACAGCAACCACTGTGGCAACAACAAATAAACGATTTCAAGGGAACGAGTGCATTCTTTAATGCCGTTGGTACGTATGCGGAAACCTTAAATCAAGCGGGTATGAAGTTTCGTCCGATTAAGTTTCATGGACATGAAATTATCAGTCGGGAACAAATTGCAGAAATTTACTATTCATATAATGATAACTATCGTTTAGGACAACGTTTAGAGGCAACCAAAGAACGCTTACTAAATAAAGTGCGTGGCCATATTGGGGCGGAGATGCAATCCGATTGGGTTGAAGCGCGAATTGAAAATTTGTCAAAAGAAGAATATGATTCCTTGCTTGGTGATAACGTTAAAGAATTTAAAGATGAAAAGGCAGAATACAACGCATTAGCCAAAGTGATTGTTCAGGCTGAAATGACACCTGTATTAAAGTTAATTAGTCGCACACGATTTTTAAATATTAATGCACAATTCATACAATTTCTCCAACAATTACCTGATTTTGTGTCGGTCGTAAATTATGGCCTGACACCTGAAATCTGGCAAAAGGGCGTGGCAGAGACTTTGGAACAAATGCGTCAAAAGGCATTGAATTTAGCCGATATGACGCCGTTTATGTATTTGTTTGATTTGATTAAAGGTAGTCATGGTGAACGTGATATTCGCTTTATTTTTATTGATGAGATTCAAGACTATACACCATTCCAGTTAGCATTTTTGAAGTACAGTTTTCCAAAGGCACGGTTTACAATGCTTGGTGATTTGAATCAAGCCATTTTTACAAAAGAAAATGCACGATCACTACATCAAGAGTTAGACCAGTTGTTTGATTCTGATAAATCTGAGTATGTTCAATTAACACAAACGTATCGTTCGACACAACAAATTACAGATTTTGCCAAAGCAATCCTCATTGAAGGCGCAACTATTAATGCGTTTGAACGGACAGGTGATTTACCAACCATTGAGGTGGTGACTAATCACAGTGGCATGATACAAGCGGTTAAGTCGCAAGTCGCGATTAATGTCGCTGATCATGAAACAACCGCTATTATTACTAAGACACTTGCTGAAGCTGAACAGGTATATGCTGAATTACATTCAACGACGGATGTGACGATCATTAGAACTGAAAATCAGCGTCTAGTACCGGGGACGATTATTGTGCCAGCATACTTGGCTAAAGGTTTGGAGTTCGATGCTGTGATTATGTGGAATGCATCACGCGAAACGTATGCTGGTGATGATGAGCGTCAATTGGTCTACACAATTGCATCACGTGCTATGCACCGTTTAACGATATTAGCGAAAAATCATTTGTCAACGTTGCTTGATGTGGCACCCGAATTATATGTTATGAAAACAAGGTGA
- the coaA gene encoding type I pantothenate kinase — protein MANAPINFAEYARADWQALTTPVAERTTELVTPHVLQNIKAFNDEVSMADVFEVYKPLVDYLLLRKAQYDRNRTERLTFLNHVKTPAPFVIGIAGPVAVGKSTTARLLQFMLQAEFGEEQVALTTTDGFLLSNAELQARGIMQRKGFPESYDMRGMLDFMDTVKDGTTDIRSPKYSHDISDVVADEFDVFERPEIFIIEGINTLQATVDSPVYLSDFFDVSIYVDADTKLIEEWYLERFRALLRQTKQKNDTTNFFWSWTQVPITEAESMAHDVWQTVNLVNLEEYILPTRERADIVLHKAKHHEISDVWLRKF, from the coding sequence ATGGCGAACGCACCGATTAATTTTGCTGAGTATGCACGTGCCGACTGGCAAGCATTGACAACGCCAGTGGCTGAGAGAACAACTGAACTTGTGACGCCACATGTGCTACAAAATATTAAAGCGTTTAATGATGAGGTCTCAATGGCGGACGTTTTTGAGGTTTACAAACCATTAGTCGATTATCTGTTGTTGCGTAAGGCTCAGTATGATCGGAATCGGACCGAACGCTTAACGTTTTTAAACCATGTTAAAACCCCAGCACCGTTCGTGATTGGTATTGCTGGGCCAGTTGCCGTGGGTAAATCTACGACGGCACGGCTCTTGCAATTTATGTTGCAAGCGGAATTTGGGGAAGAACAAGTCGCTTTGACGACAACGGATGGTTTTTTGTTGTCGAATGCAGAGTTACAAGCAAGAGGCATCATGCAGCGCAAGGGCTTCCCTGAATCATATGATATGCGGGGCATGCTTGATTTCATGGATACTGTTAAAGATGGTACGACTGATATTCGATCGCCCAAATACTCACATGACATTTCAGATGTTGTCGCAGACGAATTTGATGTTTTTGAGCGTCCAGAGATTTTTATTATTGAAGGTATCAATACGTTGCAGGCGACGGTAGACTCACCTGTTTATCTGTCAGACTTCTTTGATGTGTCAATCTATGTCGATGCTGATACAAAGTTGATTGAAGAATGGTACCTTGAACGTTTCCGTGCGCTATTACGGCAAACAAAGCAGAAGAATGATACGACAAACTTTTTCTGGTCATGGACGCAAGTGCCTATAACGGAGGCCGAGTCCATGGCACATGATGTCTGGCAAACCGTCAATTTAGTGAACTTGGAAGAATATATTTTGCCCACACGTGAGCGTGCCGATATTGTCTTGCACAAAGCAAAACACCACGAAATTAGTGATGTTTGGTTACGAAAGTTCTAA
- a CDS encoding LysM peptidoglycan-binding domain-containing protein, whose translation MNKIKETALTVAGLTAVFGVGQTAINAATTYTVQGGDTLSDIAAKFNTTVDNLMKANHLKDSGLIIKDQSLVVSEDDNVVASSAASATDVAASAASEATASLAASSAAASSAAASSAASSAAASSAAASSASAAKTTAATTTGSGSVYDQFIAAGGTAALWQYVVMPESGGNPNAVSPNGYHGLGQTKNAWGYGSVAEQTAGMLSYATSRYGSIDAAISFRLSHGWW comes from the coding sequence ATGAATAAAATTAAAGAAACAGCATTAACAGTTGCCGGATTGACAGCGGTCTTTGGCGTTGGACAAACGGCAATTAATGCCGCAACCACATATACTGTTCAAGGTGGGGATACATTAAGTGATATCGCTGCTAAGTTCAATACAACTGTTGATAATTTGATGAAGGCCAACCATTTAAAAGATTCTGGTTTAATTATCAAGGATCAATCATTGGTTGTTTCAGAAGACGATAATGTCGTTGCCTCATCAGCCGCTTCAGCGACTGACGTTGCTGCTTCAGCCGCTTCAGAAGCCACTGCTTCATTAGCTGCTTCATCAGCCGCTGCTTCAAGTGCTGCTGCTTCATCAGCCGCTTCGTCAGCTGCTGCTTCAAGCGCTGCTGCATCAAGTGCATCAGCCGCTAAAACGACTGCTGCTACAACTACTGGATCTGGTTCAGTTTATGATCAATTCATTGCTGCTGGTGGAACTGCTGCATTGTGGCAATATGTTGTTATGCCTGAATCAGGTGGAAATCCTAACGCTGTATCACCTAATGGTTATCACGGTTTGGGACAAACTAAGAATGCTTGGGGTTATGGTTCTGTTGCAGAACAAACCGCCGGAATGCTTAGTTACGCTACTTCACGTTACGGTTCAATCGATGCTGCCATTTCTTTCCGTTTGTCACACGGTTGGTGGTAA
- the mscL gene encoding large-conductance mechanosensitive channel protein MscL, protein MLSEFKAFIMRGNVLDLAVGVIIGGAFTGLVKSLTENLLNPVIGLFTGQASNLDSLQWVVTKDLTFKYGAFLGDVINFLITAFVVFLIIRFITRIMRNNKEEAVQVNQELALLTDIRDLLEKQASK, encoded by the coding sequence ATGCTATCAGAGTTCAAAGCCTTTATCATGCGCGGTAACGTCTTAGACCTTGCCGTTGGTGTCATTATTGGTGGCGCATTTACTGGACTTGTTAAATCATTGACTGAAAACCTTTTAAATCCAGTGATTGGTTTATTCACCGGTCAAGCATCGAATCTGGACAGCTTACAATGGGTTGTCACCAAAGATTTAACCTTTAAATACGGTGCATTTCTTGGTGACGTTATTAATTTCCTCATCACCGCTTTCGTCGTCTTCTTGATCATTCGCTTTATCACACGCATCATGCGGAATAATAAAGAAGAAGCCGTTCAAGTTAATCAAGAATTGGCTCTTTTAACTGATATTCGTGATTTATTGGAGAAACAAGCAAGCAAATAA
- the purE gene encoding 5-(carboxyamino)imidazole ribonucleotide mutase gives MTKVAVVMGSISDWPTMKLTVDVLTTFDVIVERHIISAHRMPQQLMSFAKEARMNDVDVIIAGAGGAAHLPGMLAANTIIPVIGVPIQSHALNGLDSLLSIVQMPAGVPVGTVAIGNAGAKNAAYYALQMLSLKDARLIEPLEAFRTQQMQTAIDSEALFDE, from the coding sequence ATGACGAAAGTTGCAGTAGTGATGGGATCAATTTCGGACTGGCCGACGATGAAATTGACAGTAGACGTATTGACCACATTTGATGTCATTGTAGAAAGACATATTATTTCGGCGCATCGCATGCCGCAGCAATTGATGTCTTTTGCAAAAGAAGCACGAATGAATGACGTGGACGTCATCATCGCCGGTGCAGGTGGTGCGGCACATCTGCCAGGTATGTTAGCAGCGAATACGATCATTCCAGTCATTGGCGTGCCAATTCAAAGTCATGCTTTGAATGGTTTAGATTCGTTATTAAGCATTGTTCAAATGCCTGCAGGTGTCCCAGTTGGGACGGTGGCAATCGGCAATGCCGGCGCTAAGAATGCTGCTTACTATGCGTTACAAATGCTAAGTCTTAAGGATGCTCGATTAATTGAGCCACTTGAAGCGTTTAGAACACAACAAATGCAAACCGCAATTGATAGTGAGGCACTTTTTGATGAATAA
- the purK gene encoding 5-(carboxyamino)imidazole ribonucleotide synthase, with protein MNKVILPPATIGIVGGGQLGQMLALSAKAMGYRIIVLDPTANAPAVQVADEAIIAAYTDESALLQLAEQSDVLTYEFENISLTTLQLASKRAALPQGTKMLALTKNRLREKDFLSQHAIPVANYEAINSPEALKEAVKQIKLPAILKTAEGGYDGHGQWDIGDLDDLAQLLEHWPVTDNQELILEEKINFNRELSVMVTMDGTAAVRTWPIVENEHVNHVLNETRAPAVLSLALESQIQTIATSIAQALNLRGVLGIEMFVQGETVYVNELAPRPHNSGHYSIEATNISQFEGHIRSIVGLAIPPIKLLAPSLMHNLLGTTLLTARQDFIHHPEWHFHDYGKADIKAGRKMGHITVLGNEDVQQLHEWGQQHGEN; from the coding sequence ATGAATAAAGTGATATTACCGCCGGCTACCATTGGGATTGTTGGCGGGGGACAATTAGGTCAAATGTTGGCCTTATCAGCTAAAGCTATGGGATATCGCATTATTGTCTTGGATCCAACTGCGAACGCACCAGCGGTTCAAGTAGCTGATGAAGCAATTATTGCAGCGTATACAGATGAATCAGCATTGTTACAGTTAGCAGAACAATCCGATGTTTTGACTTATGAATTTGAAAATATATCTTTGACAACATTGCAATTAGCTAGTAAACGTGCCGCGCTGCCACAAGGGACAAAAATGTTAGCGTTGACGAAGAATCGGCTGCGTGAGAAAGATTTTCTTAGTCAGCACGCCATCCCGGTCGCTAATTATGAAGCAATTAATTCGCCTGAAGCATTAAAAGAGGCGGTCAAACAAATTAAATTACCAGCCATTCTAAAGACGGCAGAAGGTGGCTATGATGGACACGGTCAATGGGACATTGGGGATCTAGATGACTTGGCACAGCTTTTAGAGCACTGGCCAGTGACGGATAATCAAGAACTTATTTTAGAAGAAAAAATTAATTTTAATCGCGAACTGAGTGTGATGGTAACGATGGATGGTACCGCAGCGGTTCGGACGTGGCCGATTGTTGAAAATGAGCATGTGAATCATGTGTTAAATGAGACACGTGCGCCAGCTGTATTATCCTTGGCCTTGGAAAGTCAGATTCAAACGATTGCGACATCAATCGCGCAGGCTCTGAATTTGCGTGGCGTATTAGGGATTGAAATGTTTGTCCAAGGAGAAACAGTTTATGTCAATGAACTGGCACCTCGGCCACATAATTCAGGCCATTATTCAATTGAGGCAACCAATATTTCACAATTTGAAGGACATATTCGCAGTATTGTTGGGTTAGCAATACCGCCGATAAAATTGCTTGCGCCAAGTCTCATGCACAACTTACTTGGGACAACACTTTTGACGGCTAGACAGGATTTTATTCATCATCCGGAATGGCATTTTCATGATTATGGTAAGGCGGATATTAAAGCAGGTCGAAAAATGGGGCATATTACAGTATTAGGTAATGAAGATGTGCAACAGTTACACGAATGGGGGCAACAACATGGTGAAAATTGA
- a CDS encoding phosphoribosylaminoimidazolesuccinocarboxamide synthase gives MVKIEQGDLLITGKAKAVYATSDPEVIWLHHLDQATALNGKKKSKIVGKAYYTNAISSFLFTYLSQHHVPNHFIQQLSDTDSLVKRLEMIKVEIVTRNFAAGSFQRKYDVPQMQPLKPIVQEFYLKNDALDDPSLNASQMIALGLANETEIQAFQQIAQQVNTHLVELFDQIGIDLVDFKIELGYDAQHNLLLADELSPDNMRLVDRQTHQSLDKDVFRQNTGDLTTVYAEILDRLKTI, from the coding sequence ATGGTGAAAATTGAGCAAGGCGACTTATTGATAACGGGAAAGGCCAAAGCGGTCTATGCCACGTCAGATCCAGAAGTGATTTGGTTACATCATTTGGACCAGGCAACGGCACTTAACGGCAAGAAAAAGTCAAAAATCGTTGGCAAAGCTTATTATACGAATGCAATCTCGAGTTTTCTGTTCACCTACTTGTCACAGCACCATGTCCCAAATCATTTTATTCAGCAATTAAGCGATACAGATAGTTTGGTGAAACGCTTAGAGATGATCAAAGTGGAGATTGTAACGAGAAATTTTGCCGCTGGTAGTTTTCAAAGAAAATATGATGTACCACAAATGCAACCGCTCAAGCCGATTGTGCAAGAATTTTATCTTAAAAATGATGCTTTAGATGATCCAAGTTTGAACGCATCACAAATGATTGCCTTGGGATTGGCGAATGAAACAGAAATTCAAGCTTTTCAACAAATTGCACAACAGGTTAATACACATTTAGTTGAATTGTTTGACCAAATTGGCATTGACTTAGTCGATTTTAAAATTGAACTTGGCTATGATGCACAACACAATTTATTATTGGCCGATGAATTATCGCCGGATAATATGCGACTTGTTGATCGTCAGACGCATCAATCATTAGATAAAGATGTTTTTCGACAGAATACTGGTGATTTAACAACGGTTTATGCAGAAATTTTGGATCGTTTAAAAACGATTTAA
- the purS gene encoding phosphoribosylformylglycinamidine synthase subunit PurS — protein sequence MYLAKIYVTYKQSILDPQGEVIKSALHRLDYQTVERVNQGKYFEIMFAADNESAAAAEVKAFTEALLINHNTETYRFELAEV from the coding sequence ATGTATTTAGCAAAAATTTATGTCACATATAAACAATCAATTTTAGACCCACAAGGTGAAGTGATTAAATCGGCGTTACATCGTTTAGATTATCAAACTGTCGAACGAGTGAATCAAGGTAAGTATTTCGAAATTATGTTTGCTGCTGATAATGAGTCGGCTGCAGCGGCTGAAGTTAAGGCTTTTACGGAAGCATTGTTAATTAATCATAATACTGAAACATATCGATTTGAATTGGCGGAGGTTTAA
- the purQ gene encoding phosphoribosylformylglycinamidine synthase subunit PurQ, with protein MKAAVVRFPGSNCDFDMYYALTDFNIEADIVSEKTQDLSEYDAIFLPGGFSYGDYLRSGAVARFAPVMAAVIAAAEQGKIVVGICNGFQILTEAGLLPGQLMANKVPGFICDTVPLLIENDASVFTQVYAKQQQPIMIPIAHGEGRYYADEQTIAELYANHQVIFKYQTDVNGSVDQIAGITNRTGNVLGMMPHPERAVDALLGATDGRGFFKSIIASLALEVVGK; from the coding sequence ATGAAGGCAGCGGTGGTTCGGTTTCCTGGATCAAATTGTGATTTTGACATGTATTATGCATTGACAGATTTTAATATTGAAGCTGATATTGTTTCTGAAAAAACACAGGATTTATCTGAGTATGACGCAATCTTTTTACCGGGTGGCTTTTCGTATGGTGATTATTTGCGTTCAGGTGCGGTCGCACGCTTTGCACCGGTCATGGCAGCGGTGATTGCTGCAGCAGAACAGGGCAAAATTGTTGTTGGTATTTGTAATGGCTTTCAAATTTTAACTGAAGCTGGCTTGTTACCTGGACAATTAATGGCAAATAAGGTGCCCGGCTTTATTTGTGACACGGTTCCCTTGTTGATTGAAAACGATGCTAGCGTTTTTACACAAGTTTACGCAAAACAACAACAGCCAATTATGATTCCAATTGCACACGGTGAAGGTCGCTACTATGCAGATGAACAGACAATTGCTGAATTATACGCAAATCATCAAGTGATTTTTAAATATCAAACTGACGTGAATGGTTCAGTTGATCAAATTGCGGGGATAACCAACCGGACAGGCAATGTTCTAGGCATGATGCCACACCCAGAACGCGCTGTTGACGCCTTATTAGGCGCAACGGATGGCCGTGGCTTTTTCAAAAGTATTATCGCAAGTCTTGCATTAGAAGTGGTGGGTAAATAA
- the purL gene encoding phosphoribosylformylglycinamidine synthase subunit PurL: protein MTKTLANPMTAEPTAEQVKTEKIYRAWGLTDAEYDLIETTLGRLPNYTEAGLFSAMWSEHCSYKKSKPVLRKFWSQNERVLQGPGEGAGILDIGDGQAVVFKAESHNHPSAVEPYEGAATGVGGILRDIFSMGAQPIAVLDSLRFGELNDPRTQSLVHGIIAGIAGYGNAIGIPTVGGEIGFDAVYQGNPLVNVMAVGLLDQALMHVGKAEGTGNSVMYVGAKTGRDGIHGATFASAEFNTDDEQDRSAVQVGDPFMEKLVMDATLKVIAEHGDVVIGVQDMGAAGILSSSAEMADKAGMGIILHLDLVPQRETGMTPYELMLSESQERMLLVVAKGHEAEVAKIFAEVELDAVVVGEVTDNGRYLLEFGGEIVADLDVNFLTSAPKQNMARVKPQYLLEMTTHQYEPVIDDPAETLLALLKQPTIASKADLFKHFDSMVRTDTVVQPGGDAAVIRIRGTQKALAMTTDVNGRFVYLDPYQGGKMAIAEAARNIVATGAQPIGVTDCLNFGNPDDPEIYWTFDQSCTGINDFAQRLNTPIISGNVSLYNETNDEAIYPTPMIGMVGLHASQADITTINFKHADDLIYLIGQSKPAFNGSELQKMLTGQINGALLEFDDDAELQAQRIVLQGIQSDMIKSAHDIAEGGLAVALVEAANQTGFGFEVTLDKPVALYFAEPHGQFIVTVSRTNQADFERLAGSDAQLIGEVTRTPEFNFNAVDTSFTVNKKVAEENYMEAISWLLA from the coding sequence ATGACAAAAACATTAGCTAATCCAATGACGGCTGAACCAACGGCTGAGCAAGTTAAAACTGAGAAAATATATCGTGCGTGGGGGTTAACCGATGCTGAATATGATTTGATTGAGACAACCTTGGGGCGCCTGCCAAATTATACTGAAGCTGGTCTTTTTTCAGCAATGTGGTCAGAACATTGCTCATACAAAAAGTCTAAGCCGGTGTTACGTAAGTTCTGGTCTCAAAATGAACGTGTCTTGCAAGGCCCAGGTGAAGGTGCCGGGATTCTCGATATTGGTGATGGTCAGGCGGTTGTGTTTAAGGCTGAGTCACATAATCATCCTTCAGCAGTTGAACCGTATGAGGGGGCAGCAACTGGAGTTGGCGGTATTTTACGTGACATTTTTTCAATGGGGGCCCAACCCATTGCGGTTCTGGACTCATTACGTTTTGGAGAACTAAATGATCCACGGACACAATCGTTGGTACATGGTATTATTGCTGGCATTGCTGGATATGGTAACGCAATTGGTATTCCAACTGTGGGAGGTGAAATTGGCTTTGATGCAGTGTATCAAGGTAATCCCTTAGTTAATGTTATGGCTGTTGGTTTATTGGATCAAGCATTGATGCATGTTGGTAAAGCTGAAGGTACTGGTAATTCAGTGATGTATGTTGGTGCAAAAACAGGTCGTGATGGTATCCACGGGGCAACTTTTGCTTCAGCTGAATTTAATACGGATGATGAACAAGACCGGTCAGCTGTTCAGGTGGGTGATCCATTTATGGAGAAATTGGTCATGGATGCCACCCTAAAAGTGATTGCAGAACATGGGGATGTTGTTATTGGTGTTCAGGATATGGGTGCAGCAGGTATCTTATCATCTTCTGCTGAGATGGCAGACAAAGCTGGTATGGGGATTATATTGCATTTGGATTTAGTACCACAACGTGAAACTGGCATGACCCCATATGAATTAATGTTGTCAGAATCGCAAGAACGCATGTTATTAGTTGTTGCGAAAGGACACGAAGCTGAAGTAGCAAAAATCTTTGCTGAGGTTGAACTTGATGCAGTCGTAGTTGGTGAGGTTACTGATAATGGGCGCTACTTGCTTGAATTTGGGGGTGAAATTGTTGCCGATTTGGACGTGAATTTTTTAACATCCGCACCCAAACAAAATATGGCTCGAGTTAAACCGCAATACTTACTAGAAATGACAACACATCAATACGAGCCGGTAATTGATGACCCGGCAGAGACCTTACTAGCTCTACTGAAGCAACCAACAATTGCGTCAAAAGCTGATTTATTTAAACACTTTGATTCGATGGTTCGAACAGATACAGTAGTTCAACCTGGTGGAGATGCTGCAGTTATCCGAATTCGTGGGACACAAAAGGCTTTAGCGATGACAACGGATGTCAATGGGCGATTTGTTTACCTTGATCCCTATCAGGGTGGCAAGATGGCAATTGCTGAAGCAGCACGGAATATTGTTGCCACTGGGGCGCAACCAATTGGTGTGACTGATTGTTTGAATTTTGGTAATCCAGATGATCCAGAAATTTATTGGACATTTGATCAGTCATGCACGGGGATTAACGACTTTGCCCAACGTTTAAATACACCCATCATTTCAGGAAATGTGTCGCTTTATAATGAAACTAACGATGAAGCAATTTATCCAACGCCGATGATTGGTATGGTCGGTTTGCATGCGAGTCAAGCAGATATTACAACGATTAACTTTAAACATGCTGACGATTTAATTTATCTGATTGGTCAGAGTAAACCGGCTTTTAATGGTTCTGAATTACAGAAAATGTTAACCGGTCAGATTAATGGTGCGTTACTTGAATTTGACGATGATGCCGAACTTCAAGCGCAACGAATTGTATTGCAAGGGATTCAATCAGACATGATTAAGAGTGCGCATGATATCGCAGAAGGTGGTCTGGCTGTTGCCTTGGTTGAAGCTGCAAATCAGACTGGATTTGGATTTGAAGTGACACTAGATAAGCCAGTGGCTTTGTATTTTGCTGAACCACATGGTCAATTTATTGTCACTGTATCAAGAACAAATCAAGCTGATTTCGAACGTCTCGCTGGTAGTGACGCACAACTCATCGGAGAAGTGACAAGGACACCAGAATTTAATTTCAATGCGGTGGATACCAGTTTTACTGTGAATAAAAAAGTTGCTGAAGAAAATTATATGGAGGCTATCTCATGGTTGCTAGCCTAG